GGTCACGCTGCAGACTCTGGGCGTGCTGCTCGTCGGCGCGGCGCTGGGCTGGAAACGCGCCTTCGCGGCGCTCGCGCTGTACCTCGCCGCCGGGGCCGCCGGACTGCCGGTGTTCGCGGGCGGCAGCGCCAGCCTCGCCAAGTTCGCCGGTCCCACCGGGGGCTACCTGCTGTCGTACCCGTTTGCCGCCGCGCTGGTGGGCTTTCTGGTGCAGCGCTTTGGCCTGGACCGCCGCGTGTCCGGCACGGCCCTGGCGATGCTGGCGGGCAGCGCCGTGATCTACGCCCTGGGCCTGTCGTGGCTGAGTCTGGTCACCGG
This genomic window from Deinococcus aerophilus contains:
- a CDS encoding biotin transporter BioY, with translation MTQAAHPTLARTLAPASGLTRDLLLIAGGAALIGLLAQAEVPLKPVPVTLQTLGVLLVGAALGWKRAFAALALYLAAGAAGLPVFAGGSASLAKFAGPTGGYLLSYPFAAALVGFLVQRFGLDRRVSGTALAMLAGSAVIYALGLSWLSLVTGLKGQALLTAGLTPFLLGDALKLGLAALLLPGVWAWVRRR